Proteins co-encoded in one Saprospira grandis genomic window:
- a CDS encoding VWA domain-containing protein, which translates to MDLKTGKWIQDNRPKEQAEKKQLQSLLADLKEKLSDKKAPLKHQQMQDDIQIAKHKIAQLQQRFCDLLESFLMKKKRAEENRFAQEEVNRCKKELKQMLLSLKEAQEQLNAIGLELPLHQLWGYGKGFFLDRGFHLLERYNRLIEQNKQLQEVVNLLGRQREEEKEFEEVTIQKEEQRGTLVLQDGRTEVVGVQQSNELHSLLSSELALLSTAETENLFYQKFAEKQLTSFQYQAEDYCTETHFYEERLLLPKESPKGPFILAVDTSGSMRGTPEEIAKLLAFAMSKIGLQDQRPVYLISFSVQIECLEISQFARDLPRLVSFLQKSFHGGTDVAPALKAAIKQLEKDNFQKADVLLISDGDFAGLNAHDLAEVKAMQAQGTQFNSLIVKDSYSYYAHGPSYPQLDFCDHIWSCRNDLSEILPLLQENLGKK; encoded by the coding sequence TTGGACCTGAAAACAGGCAAATGGATTCAGGATAATCGACCAAAAGAACAAGCGGAAAAAAAACAACTTCAATCGCTTCTCGCAGACTTAAAAGAGAAATTAAGCGATAAGAAAGCTCCCCTCAAGCATCAGCAGATGCAAGACGATATCCAAATTGCCAAACATAAAATTGCCCAACTACAACAGCGCTTCTGCGATCTGCTCGAAAGCTTTTTGATGAAGAAAAAAAGAGCAGAAGAAAACAGATTTGCCCAAGAGGAAGTCAATCGCTGCAAGAAGGAGCTGAAGCAAATGCTTTTGAGCTTAAAGGAGGCCCAAGAACAACTTAATGCTATTGGCTTGGAGCTGCCTTTGCACCAACTTTGGGGCTATGGAAAAGGCTTTTTTCTAGACCGAGGTTTTCATTTATTGGAACGCTATAACCGACTGATTGAGCAGAATAAACAGCTCCAAGAAGTGGTCAATTTATTGGGCCGACAGCGAGAAGAAGAAAAGGAATTTGAGGAGGTGACTATCCAAAAAGAAGAACAAAGAGGTACCTTAGTTCTTCAAGATGGTCGGACGGAAGTTGTTGGTGTTCAGCAAAGTAATGAGCTGCATAGTCTACTTTCTTCTGAATTGGCCCTTTTGAGCACCGCCGAAACTGAAAACCTTTTTTACCAAAAGTTTGCAGAAAAACAACTGACTAGTTTTCAGTATCAAGCTGAAGACTATTGTACCGAAACTCATTTCTACGAAGAACGTTTGCTGCTTCCCAAAGAAAGCCCAAAAGGTCCTTTTATTTTGGCAGTAGATACTAGCGGATCTATGCGGGGAACCCCGGAGGAAATTGCCAAATTACTTGCTTTTGCCATGAGCAAAATTGGTCTGCAAGACCAACGTCCCGTCTATCTGATTTCTTTCTCTGTCCAAATTGAATGCCTGGAAATTAGCCAGTTTGCTCGAGATTTACCAAGGCTAGTTTCTTTTCTACAAAAGAGTTTTCATGGAGGAACGGATGTGGCCCCAGCGCTCAAAGCTGCCATCAAACAGCTAGAAAAAGACAATTTTCAAAAAGCCGATGTTCTCCTCATTAGCGATGGCGATTTTGCAGGATTAAATGCCCACGATTTGGCTGAGGTTAAGGCCATGCAGGCCCAAGGTACCCAATTTAATAGCCTGATTGTCAAGGATAGTTACTCCTACTATGCTCATGGACCTTCTTACCCACAGCTAGATTTTTGCGATCATATTTGGTCTTGCCGAAATGATTTGAGTGAAATTCTTCCGCTGCTTCAAGAAAACTTAGGCAAAAAATAG
- a CDS encoding AAA family ATPase, giving the protein MKQKINKICKALSQSLYEREELIKLAILAILAEENIFLLGPPGVAKSLIARRLAQIFKGGKSFEYLMSKFSTPEEIFGPVSISKLKNEDKYERKTANYLPGAEIVFLDEIWKSGPAIQNALLTVMNEKLYRNGEQEEKIKLKGLIAASNELPRQGLGLEALWDRFIVRFHVNNIESEDDFMQFLKGEGASNDLKLNEEDKIDLDEFEDWQKKIKAVELSEESIEIICRLKKSLAQSSKKKAPIYVSDRKWKKITGLLKASAFMHGRSKTNSLDCFLIQHCLWDQVEQIDDLAKQLQVMIKKYGELQTADFKKLKAEHTRLHKKLDKLFGAKNYAPKMYKIKGREYYKLLGLSHSDFGIEKQYNLISKSDFDKLYDQRFKEISLVNAHAAKSRYPVMVYKKQTGELRVKSTSVDHWGNSSSQDIALEEVLVLPNKAPLLKEYKSLEKKIKKEVEAKQEVCDAKQWESHLFTNAENIRLAENGAKQQHQKYYELELSCREDIQKLSN; this is encoded by the coding sequence ATGAAACAGAAGATCAATAAGATTTGCAAGGCATTAAGCCAAAGCCTTTATGAAAGAGAAGAGCTCATTAAATTGGCTATTTTGGCCATTTTGGCCGAAGAAAACATTTTTTTATTGGGCCCTCCGGGTGTAGCAAAAAGCCTAATTGCAAGACGCCTAGCTCAAATTTTTAAGGGGGGGAAATCCTTTGAGTACCTCATGTCTAAATTTAGCACGCCCGAAGAAATTTTTGGACCAGTTTCTATCAGCAAACTGAAGAATGAAGACAAATACGAGCGCAAAACAGCCAACTACTTACCTGGGGCCGAAATTGTTTTCTTGGATGAAATCTGGAAATCTGGTCCAGCCATTCAGAACGCCCTACTTACCGTAATGAATGAAAAACTGTATCGGAATGGAGAGCAGGAGGAAAAAATTAAGCTCAAAGGCTTGATTGCCGCCTCAAATGAATTGCCTCGTCAAGGCTTGGGCTTAGAAGCGCTTTGGGATCGCTTTATTGTGCGCTTTCATGTCAATAATATTGAGTCGGAAGATGACTTTATGCAATTTTTGAAAGGAGAAGGTGCATCTAATGATTTGAAATTGAACGAAGAAGATAAAATTGACCTAGATGAATTTGAAGATTGGCAAAAAAAGATCAAAGCGGTCGAGCTATCTGAAGAGTCTATAGAAATTATCTGCCGATTAAAAAAGAGCCTTGCCCAGAGCAGCAAAAAGAAGGCTCCTATTTATGTCTCTGACCGTAAATGGAAAAAAATTACAGGCCTACTTAAAGCTTCTGCCTTTATGCATGGCCGCAGCAAAACAAACAGCCTAGATTGCTTTTTGATTCAGCATTGTCTTTGGGACCAAGTCGAGCAAATTGATGATTTGGCCAAGCAGCTGCAAGTCATGATTAAAAAATATGGAGAGCTGCAAACTGCTGACTTTAAAAAGCTTAAGGCCGAACATACTCGCTTGCATAAAAAGCTTGATAAGCTGTTTGGAGCAAAAAACTATGCGCCAAAAATGTATAAGATAAAAGGAAGAGAATATTATAAGCTTCTAGGCTTAAGTCATTCAGATTTCGGCATTGAAAAGCAGTATAACCTTATTTCCAAAAGCGATTTTGACAAACTTTATGATCAGCGTTTTAAGGAGATCTCTTTGGTTAATGCTCATGCTGCAAAATCGCGATATCCCGTTATGGTCTATAAAAAACAAACTGGAGAACTAAGAGTTAAATCTACTTCTGTTGATCATTGGGGTAATTCATCTTCACAAGACATCGCTCTAGAAGAGGTTCTTGTTTTGCCCAACAAAGCTCCCTTGCTCAAAGAGTATAAGTCCCTTGAAAAAAAGATCAAAAAAGAGGTAGAAGCCAAACAAGAAGTTTGTGATGCCAAGCAGTGGGAAAGCCATCTTTTCACTAATGCAGAAAATATTCGGCTGGCCGAAAATGGCGCTAAGCAGCAACATCAAAAATACTATGAACTAGAATTGAGCTGCCGAGAGGATATTCAAAAACTAAGCAACTAA
- a CDS encoding LytTR family transcriptional regulator DNA-binding domain-containing protein has protein sequence MYTIIKGIFMLVGIISLSLLSILGVFYLQENPNLLKEGNMQLPNTAALKQAMLNMGNASEVDNNYFFLEMNPEEVDSKDYYCINHRQILYAKSDRLVLLFEGLQREIPIENMLNKLKSDLGADFLSGKSIIVNKRAIVSIHEFNNPYNNSKTYHARLVNGEQVDISRSIFRQIKDAQTIKRAEIN, from the coding sequence ATGTACACAATTATTAAAGGTATTTTCATGTTAGTGGGCATCATTAGTCTTTCTTTACTCAGTATTTTGGGTGTTTTCTATCTGCAAGAAAACCCGAATCTGCTCAAGGAGGGGAACATGCAGTTGCCCAATACAGCGGCCCTAAAACAGGCGATGTTGAACATGGGAAATGCTTCGGAAGTAGACAATAATTATTTTTTTCTGGAAATGAATCCGGAAGAAGTAGACAGCAAAGATTATTATTGCATTAACCATCGGCAGATTTTATATGCGAAGTCGGATCGTTTGGTGCTTCTTTTTGAGGGGCTGCAGCGAGAAATTCCGATTGAAAACATGTTGAATAAATTAAAGAGTGATTTGGGGGCTGACTTTCTCTCTGGCAAATCGATTATTGTAAATAAGCGGGCCATTGTATCTATTCATGAGTTTAATAATCCTTATAACAATAGTAAAACCTATCATGCTCGTTTAGTGAATGGAGAGCAGGTAGACATCAGTCGCTCTATTTTTAGGCAGATAAAAGATGCTCAAACGATCAAAAGGGCAGAAATCAACTAA
- the htpG gene encoding molecular chaperone HtpG has translation MQKGNISVQTENIFPIIKKFLYSDHEIFLRELVANAVDASSKLLTLANRGEVPGKVDNPRIQIIANPEAKTLTIKDQGIGMTEEEVMKYLNQVAFSSAKEFLEQYQDEASIIGHFGLGFYSAFMVAKKVEVRTLSYKEGAKAVQWSCEGDPEYTLEDIEKTDRGTEVILYLNDEDDEFAQDARIQGLLDKYCKFLPIEIQFGSREEQIELPKENEEDEPTYETKTVPNIINNPRPAWKKQPNELSEEDYKAFYNELYPTSEPPLFWVHLNIDYPFDLTGILYFPKLGNQMEVQRNKIQLYANQVYVTDEVKEIVPEFLTLLHGVIDSPDIPLNVSRSYLQSDRNVKKITDYITKKVADKLHEIFRKERQTFEEKWENMNIFIKYGYISEDKFAKKASKFMLLQNTEGKLATLEEYKEQIKEQQTDKNGQLIYLYANQVEAQDAYIQTAKQAGYDVLQFDSVIDTHFIQKLEQELENTRFVRVDSDSIDKLIQKDEEQESVLNEEQSKEVEEIFRTAVSNSQVNIQLEALSPDSFPLMITRPEFMRRMQEMSMLQGGNNNMPEFFNLVVNSNHPLISSILESKDADKAKQLYQLAQLQQGMLKGADLTNFVQQALSWMNK, from the coding sequence ATGCAGAAAGGTAACATTTCGGTACAAACCGAGAATATCTTCCCGATTATTAAGAAATTTCTCTACTCTGATCATGAAATCTTTTTGCGCGAGCTTGTCGCCAATGCTGTAGATGCCAGCTCTAAGTTACTTACCTTGGCCAACCGTGGCGAAGTCCCCGGCAAGGTAGATAACCCCCGTATCCAAATTATCGCCAACCCAGAGGCCAAAACCCTAACCATTAAGGACCAAGGGATCGGTATGACCGAAGAAGAAGTGATGAAGTACCTCAATCAGGTCGCTTTTTCTTCTGCCAAAGAGTTTTTGGAGCAATACCAAGACGAAGCCAGTATTATCGGCCATTTTGGTCTGGGCTTTTACTCGGCTTTTATGGTGGCCAAAAAGGTAGAAGTGCGTACGCTCTCTTATAAAGAAGGGGCCAAAGCTGTGCAATGGAGCTGTGAAGGCGATCCCGAATATACCCTAGAGGATATCGAAAAAACAGATCGCGGTACCGAAGTCATCCTTTACCTCAATGATGAGGATGATGAGTTTGCCCAAGATGCCCGCATCCAAGGCCTACTCGATAAATATTGTAAGTTCTTGCCCATCGAAATCCAATTCGGAAGTCGTGAAGAGCAAATCGAACTGCCCAAGGAAAATGAAGAGGATGAACCTACTTATGAAACGAAGACGGTTCCCAATATCATCAACAATCCTCGTCCAGCCTGGAAAAAACAACCCAATGAGCTTAGCGAAGAGGATTATAAAGCCTTTTACAACGAGCTTTACCCCACTAGCGAGCCCCCTCTGTTCTGGGTTCACCTCAATATCGATTATCCCTTTGATCTAACCGGTATTTTGTACTTCCCCAAATTGGGCAACCAAATGGAGGTACAGCGCAATAAAATTCAACTCTATGCCAATCAGGTCTATGTGACCGATGAGGTAAAAGAGATTGTTCCCGAGTTTCTCACGCTCTTGCATGGGGTGATCGACTCGCCCGATATTCCCCTAAACGTTTCTCGCTCTTACCTACAAAGTGACCGTAACGTAAAGAAAATTACGGACTATATCACGAAGAAGGTGGCCGATAAACTCCACGAGATTTTCCGCAAAGAACGCCAAACCTTTGAGGAAAAATGGGAGAATATGAACATCTTCATCAAGTATGGCTATATCTCTGAAGATAAGTTTGCCAAAAAGGCCAGCAAGTTTATGCTCTTGCAAAATACCGAAGGCAAGTTGGCCACTCTAGAGGAGTATAAGGAGCAGATTAAGGAGCAACAAACCGACAAAAACGGCCAGCTCATTTACCTTTATGCCAACCAAGTAGAGGCCCAAGATGCTTACATCCAAACGGCTAAACAAGCCGGCTACGATGTCCTCCAATTTGATAGCGTTATTGACACGCACTTTATCCAAAAGTTGGAGCAAGAGCTAGAAAATACCCGCTTTGTGCGTGTAGATAGCGATAGCATCGACAAATTGATCCAAAAAGACGAAGAGCAGGAGTCGGTCCTCAATGAGGAGCAAAGCAAGGAGGTCGAAGAGATTTTCCGCACGGCCGTGAGCAATAGCCAAGTGAATATCCAACTCGAGGCCCTTTCTCCCGATAGCTTCCCGCTGATGATTACTCGCCCAGAGTTTATGCGCCGTATGCAGGAGATGTCTATGCTCCAAGGCGGCAATAACAATATGCCCGAGTTTTTCAACTTGGTGGTCAATAGCAACCACCCGCTAATCAGCAGCATTTTGGAAAGCAAAGATGCCGATAAGGCCAAGCAATTGTATCAATTGGCCCAATTGCAGCAAGGTATGCTCAAGGGGGCAGACTTAACCAACTTTGTGCAACAAGCCCTCAGCTGGATGAATAAGTAG
- a CDS encoding ankyrin repeat domain-containing protein: protein MKKYLYLFLFLLSTQFLSAQKEAAFDAVRQGELAKLQTLLKEDPTLLEAQNARGHNLLILAAYYEQADILAHLIKAGANLDHQDASGNTALMGVCFKGYAQALQQLIEAGATVDQENYNGATALTFAVTFGHEELAKALLDAGANPEHKDQRGMSIRQHAELQGDPKILALLAQYPLTEKDKN, encoded by the coding sequence ATGAAAAAGTATCTATATCTCTTCTTGTTTTTGTTGAGCACCCAATTTCTTTCGGCCCAAAAAGAAGCCGCCTTTGATGCGGTCCGCCAAGGCGAATTGGCCAAACTCCAAACTTTGCTTAAAGAGGATCCGACTTTGTTGGAGGCCCAAAATGCAAGGGGACATAATCTGCTTATTTTAGCCGCTTATTATGAGCAGGCTGACATTTTGGCCCATCTCATTAAAGCAGGGGCCAATTTGGACCATCAAGATGCCTCTGGCAATACCGCCCTAATGGGCGTTTGCTTCAAAGGCTACGCCCAAGCCCTACAACAATTGATTGAGGCCGGCGCAACAGTCGATCAAGAAAATTATAATGGAGCTACGGCCCTTACCTTTGCCGTTACCTTTGGCCATGAAGAACTCGCCAAGGCCCTGCTCGATGCCGGAGCCAATCCAGAACATAAGGACCAACGCGGTATGAGCATCCGCCAACATGCCGAGCTCCAAGGCGATCCCAAAATTTTGGCCCTTTTGGCCCAGTACCCCCTGACAGAAAAAGACAAAAACTGA
- a CDS encoding catalase: protein MSKPLCIALFLLLGFGLQAQEVLRSNTGAPVGDNQNSKTVGEYGPVLLEDIYLIEKLAAFDRERIPERVVHARGAGAFGYFEASKDMSEYTMAAPFQKAGQKTEVAVRFSTVIHGKGSPETARDPRGFAVKFYTEMGNYDIVGNNLPVFFIRDAIKFPDMVHSLKPSPVTNKQDPNRFFDFFSHIPESTHMLTRLYSDYGIPKGYQYMNGSSVHGFKWINKKGEMVYVKYTWVSKQGEKNLTIKEAAEQQAKDWQHATVSLFTDIKEGRYPAWDLYVQIIKAEDIHSFDFWPLDATKHWPEDKIEMIKIGTMYLNKNPRNYFQQVESIAFSPGSLIPGVEPSEDKLLQGRLFSYFDTHRHRLGPNYLQSEVNRPKMQVDNYNSDSYASSRNQNFENADVNYQPSSRAQLTDDNQYRANQQMIKQAKIGQKKISKTNDFAQAGEFYRSLSKKDQKNLISNLAGDLGQVKDKNIQKTMIGYFYKADAEYGMRLAKALGFSQKDFMK, encoded by the coding sequence ATGAGTAAACCACTATGTATTGCGCTTTTCTTGCTGCTTGGCTTTGGCCTGCAAGCTCAAGAAGTATTGCGCTCCAACACTGGCGCCCCTGTTGGCGACAACCAAAATTCTAAAACAGTAGGGGAGTATGGCCCCGTGCTTTTAGAAGATATTTACCTGATTGAAAAACTGGCCGCTTTTGACCGTGAACGCATCCCCGAAAGAGTGGTCCACGCCCGTGGCGCTGGCGCCTTTGGCTATTTTGAGGCCAGTAAGGATATGTCGGAATATACCATGGCGGCCCCTTTTCAAAAAGCAGGACAAAAAACAGAGGTAGCCGTTCGTTTTTCTACTGTAATTCACGGTAAAGGTTCTCCCGAAACGGCCCGTGATCCCCGCGGTTTTGCCGTGAAGTTCTATACCGAAATGGGCAATTATGATATTGTGGGCAATAATCTCCCCGTCTTCTTTATCCGAGATGCCATCAAGTTTCCCGATATGGTCCACTCCCTAAAGCCTTCTCCAGTGACCAATAAACAAGACCCCAACCGCTTTTTCGACTTCTTCTCGCATATTCCAGAGTCTACTCATATGCTCACTCGCCTCTATTCTGATTATGGTATCCCCAAGGGCTATCAGTATATGAATGGAAGTAGTGTGCATGGCTTCAAATGGATCAACAAAAAGGGCGAAATGGTCTATGTGAAGTATACTTGGGTCTCTAAACAAGGCGAAAAGAACCTAACGATAAAAGAAGCCGCCGAACAACAAGCCAAGGACTGGCAACATGCTACGGTTTCTTTGTTTACCGACATCAAGGAAGGCCGCTACCCAGCTTGGGACCTCTATGTGCAGATTATCAAAGCAGAAGATATCCATAGCTTTGATTTTTGGCCCCTAGATGCCACTAAACACTGGCCCGAGGATAAAATTGAGATGATTAAAATCGGGACCATGTATTTGAATAAAAATCCACGCAATTATTTTCAACAGGTAGAGTCTATTGCCTTTTCTCCCGGCAGCCTCATCCCCGGCGTAGAACCCTCTGAAGATAAGCTTTTGCAAGGCCGCCTGTTCTCTTATTTCGATACGCACCGCCACCGCTTAGGCCCCAACTATCTGCAGTCAGAAGTGAACCGCCCCAAAATGCAGGTCGATAACTATAATTCAGATAGCTACGCCAGCAGCCGTAACCAAAACTTTGAAAATGCAGATGTGAATTACCAACCCAGTAGCCGCGCCCAACTCACTGATGATAATCAGTACCGAGCCAATCAACAAATGATTAAGCAGGCTAAAATTGGACAAAAAAAAATCTCTAAAACCAATGATTTTGCCCAAGCTGGCGAGTTCTACCGCAGCCTCTCTAAAAAGGACCAAAAGAACTTGATTAGCAACCTAGCCGGCGATCTTGGCCAAGTGAAAGACAAAAATATCCAAAAAACTATGATCGGCTATTTCTATAAGGCCGATGCAGAGTACGGCATGCGCCTAGCCAAAGCCCTAGGCTTTAGCCAAAAGGATTTCATGAAGTAA
- a CDS encoding zinc-dependent metalloprotease, with product MQTSLFRLLFLFCLLGGSVFSGLQAQQTGHNHIGCGTTVETQLERKNSLMEHRRNRAELMQEFTAFKASRAANDSISYVPLQFHVCGENDGSGYVDVERVLGSVCRLNDDYRGQNIQFYIYNINYIPNSLLYNHGNGSGNPTAIYFMSLYKVPGVLNIFVGRNVTANDQFLAYYTSFLDVVFSFKTGVGPGDPTLTHELGHFFTLPHTFFGWEGTNYANEELNGKAPGQVGGMQVEKVVRGAAGENCQIAADGFCDTRPDYSSDRANCPQTAIFYDPDSVMIDPDETNFMSYFNDNCLTAFSDEQKDAILLDFVSRGYHLFDTPSPLYSSAAPSIDWPNAGALVGSPNQVELRWTGDASNSYYLVKLERIVGGAAVPVASYITSDEFYWVSLQPNSQYRWSVQGMTAYDVCSNFVSAPADFSTANWATGIETTALPLQSSRVFPNPIGNNDELNIEIEVSQLTEVNIKLTNQLGQQMLPSQSIQIAPGKQVETLYTNDLAPGVYFVQIETAQERISHKVVVQP from the coding sequence ATGCAAACATCTTTATTCCGCCTACTTTTCCTCTTCTGCCTGTTGGGGGGTAGCGTATTTTCGGGCCTACAGGCTCAGCAAACAGGCCACAACCATATTGGTTGCGGAACGACAGTGGAAACACAGCTAGAACGTAAAAATAGCTTGATGGAACACCGCCGCAATCGGGCCGAGCTCATGCAAGAGTTTACGGCCTTCAAGGCAAGCCGCGCAGCCAATGATAGCATCTCTTATGTGCCTTTGCAGTTTCATGTCTGTGGAGAAAATGACGGTTCTGGTTATGTAGATGTAGAGCGTGTTTTGGGCTCAGTTTGTCGCTTGAATGATGACTACCGTGGCCAAAATATCCAGTTCTATATCTATAATATCAATTACATTCCCAATAGCCTACTCTATAACCACGGTAATGGCTCGGGAAACCCCACGGCCATCTACTTCATGTCCCTCTATAAGGTGCCCGGAGTACTCAATATCTTTGTGGGCCGAAATGTAACAGCCAATGATCAGTTCTTGGCTTATTATACGAGCTTTTTGGATGTAGTTTTCTCTTTCAAAACTGGTGTAGGCCCCGGCGACCCCACGCTTACGCATGAGCTGGGCCACTTCTTTACCCTCCCGCATACTTTCTTCGGTTGGGAAGGAACCAACTACGCCAATGAGGAACTAAACGGTAAAGCTCCCGGCCAAGTGGGCGGTATGCAAGTAGAAAAAGTAGTCCGTGGCGCTGCTGGCGAAAACTGCCAAATCGCTGCCGATGGTTTCTGCGATACCCGCCCCGATTACTCTTCTGATCGTGCAAACTGTCCCCAAACGGCCATTTTCTACGATCCCGATAGCGTAATGATCGATCCCGATGAAACAAACTTCATGAGCTATTTCAATGATAACTGTCTCACGGCCTTCTCTGATGAGCAAAAAGATGCTATCCTTCTCGATTTTGTGTCTAGAGGATACCACCTCTTCGATACCCCTAGCCCGCTTTATAGCTCAGCAGCTCCTTCTATTGACTGGCCCAACGCTGGCGCCCTAGTCGGTAGCCCTAATCAAGTAGAGTTGCGCTGGACCGGCGACGCTTCTAATAGCTATTATCTCGTTAAGTTGGAACGCATCGTAGGTGGCGCAGCCGTACCCGTAGCTAGCTATATCACTAGCGATGAGTTCTATTGGGTGAGCCTACAACCTAACTCTCAGTACCGCTGGTCTGTTCAAGGAATGACCGCCTACGATGTTTGTAGCAACTTCGTTTCTGCTCCCGCAGACTTTAGCACGGCCAACTGGGCCACAGGCATCGAAACAACCGCTCTTCCTTTGCAGTCTTCTCGCGTTTTCCCCAATCCTATCGGAAATAACGATGAGCTCAATATCGAAATCGAAGTGAGCCAGTTGACGGAGGTGAATATCAAGTTGACGAACCAACTCGGCCAGCAAATGTTGCCTAGCCAAAGCATCCAAATCGCCCCCGGCAAACAAGTAGAAACACTCTACACCAACGATCTTGCCCCCGGCGTTTATTTCGTGCAAATCGAAACGGCTCAAGAACGCATTAGCCACAAAGTGGTGGTGCAACCCTAA
- the mdh gene encoding malate dehydrogenase — protein MKKVTVVGAGNVGATCANVLAHENIVNEVVLLDLKGDMAAGKALDSFQQAPIDGYSTRIIGTSDYKYTENSDIVVITAGIPRRPGMSRDDLIATNAKIVTSVTKSILEYSENPIIIVVSNPLDVMTYAAFKASGLPSNRVMGMAGILDTARYRAFLSMELNVSPRDIQAVLMGGHGDTMVPLPRYTTVAGIPVTELIEEDKLNAIIERTKKGGGELVKLMGTSAWYAPGAAAAQMVGAIVRNEQRIFPCCAWLKGQYGVEDLYLGVPVKLGSNGIEQVIELKLNEEEKQLLDTSEKAVRSVVETFEGMGLLEEKEEA, from the coding sequence ATGAAAAAAGTAACTGTAGTTGGAGCCGGAAATGTAGGTGCTACTTGCGCTAATGTTTTGGCTCACGAAAACATCGTGAACGAAGTAGTATTGCTAGACCTTAAAGGCGATATGGCCGCAGGTAAAGCCCTTGATAGCTTCCAACAAGCCCCCATCGATGGCTATAGCACTCGTATCATCGGTACTTCTGACTATAAATATACCGAGAACTCTGATATCGTAGTCATTACTGCGGGTATCCCTCGCCGCCCCGGCATGAGCCGCGATGACTTGATCGCTACTAACGCCAAAATTGTTACTTCTGTAACTAAATCTATCCTTGAGTATAGCGAAAATCCCATCATCATTGTGGTCTCTAACCCTCTTGATGTAATGACTTACGCTGCTTTCAAAGCTTCTGGTTTGCCCTCAAACCGCGTAATGGGTATGGCTGGTATCCTCGATACTGCCCGCTACCGCGCTTTCTTGTCTATGGAGCTCAATGTTTCTCCCCGCGATATCCAAGCGGTCCTTATGGGTGGACATGGCGACACGATGGTGCCTTTGCCCCGCTACACTACTGTAGCCGGTATCCCCGTTACTGAACTTATCGAAGAAGATAAACTCAATGCCATCATTGAGCGCACTAAAAAAGGAGGTGGAGAGCTCGTTAAACTAATGGGTACTTCTGCTTGGTATGCTCCCGGTGCTGCCGCTGCCCAAATGGTAGGCGCTATTGTGCGCAACGAACAACGCATTTTCCCTTGCTGCGCTTGGCTAAAAGGCCAGTATGGCGTAGAAGATCTTTACCTTGGTGTTCCCGTGAAATTGGGTAGCAACGGTATCGAACAGGTAATCGAATTGAAACTCAATGAGGAAGAAAAGCAGTTGCTCGATACTTCTGAAAAGGCGGTACGCTCTGTCGTAGAAACCTTTGAAGGGATGGGCTTGCTAGAAGAAAAAGAAGAGGCTTAG